Proteins found in one Leguminivora glycinivorella isolate SPB_JAAS2020 chromosome 4, LegGlyc_1.1, whole genome shotgun sequence genomic segment:
- the LOC125225512 gene encoding uncharacterized protein LOC125225512 isoform X2, which yields MIKNKYNHLVPIRMLLDNASACNFVTLECARKLGIPIKVNSPSVNGVGLASTDTFGIVDCEIVPANGDSSCTFSFEAYVLPKICPDMPLEPLNVSSWMHLKDLDLADPYFHKSGPIDMLVSVNLFAAALQSGVVKGNPDEPIAVRTVFGWLVMGECPRDINTSRSRCSKGSGGDMERCFLVSSLSLDNSIKRFWELEGFDLPKNIVLSKSELSCENQMENSYCRSPEGRMVVPLTHVDPQDKPRFSNSREIALKRLLNLERKFKLNPQFRTAYVNFMDDYLSCGHMEEVGPPVASEGQFYYIPHHGILRPDSVTTPLRCVFEASAQDSSGQSLNSALLPGPKLQNNIFDLLVRFRWHAVVFTGDIKQMYRQFLVALQDCDYQRILWRPSSDEPVKDYRLLTVTYGVSCAPYQALWCISKLAKEFSSRSPQGAAVLARDAYVDDIVSGADSVEDALVLRQQLVEILSSAQLHLRKWTSNNPEFLKGLPGSELYSEQLHNFENVHDLSLKTHGV from the exons atgataaaaaataaatataaccatttagtACCAATTCGTATGCTATTGGATAATGCTTCCGCATGTAATTTTGTTACATTAGAGTGCGCTCGAAAACTAGGAATACCAATTAAAGTTAACTCACCATCGGTGAACGGTGTCGGTCTAGCGTCAACGGACACTTTTGGAATTGTCGATTGTGAGATAGTCCCGGCAAATGGGGACTCATCTTGCACATTTTCGTTTGAAGCGTATGTGCTTCCTAAGATCTGCCCTGATATGCCACTGGAGCCACTTAATGTGTCGTCCTGGATGCATCTAAAGGATTTAGATCTCGCTGATCCATATTTTCATAAGTCTGGACCAATAGACATGTTGGTTAGTGTCAACCTTTTTGCTGCGGCATTACAGTCTGGTGTTGTCAAGGGCAACCCAGATGAGCCCATAGCCGTCCGCACGGTGTTTGGCTGGTTGGTGATGGGTGAGTGCCCTAGAGACATTAACACTTCTCGTTCTCGTTGTTCTAAGGGGTCCGGAGGTGATATGGAGAGGTGTTTTCTCGTGTCGAGTCTTTCATTAGACAACAGCATCAAGCGCTTCTGGGAGTTGGAAGGCTTTGATCTGCCTAAAAATATCGTTTTGTCGAAATCGGAATTGTCGTGTGAAAACCAAATGGAAAATTCATATTGTCGCAGTCCCGAGGGAAGGATGGTAGTACCATTAACTCATGTCGACCCTCAGGACAAACCAAGGTTTTCAAATTCTCGTGAGATAGCTCTCAAGCGTCTCTTAAATTTAGAgaggaaatttaaattaaatcctCAATTTCGGACAGCTTATGTCAATTTCATGGACGACTACTTAAGTTGTGGTCACATGGAAGAGGTTGGTCCTCCAGTGGCGTCTGAGGGTCAGTTCTATTACATACCCCACCATGGAATTTTGCGGCCAGACTCCGTCACTACGCCTCTGCGTTGCGTTTTTGAGGCTAGCGCCCAAGACTCTTCGGGGCAGTCCTTGAATAGTGCGCTGCTGCCAGGCCCAAAAttgcaaaataatatatttgatttgcTGGTTCGTTTTCGATGGCATGCAGTAGTGTTTACCGGGGACATCAAGCAGATGTACCGGCAGTTTCTTGTCGCTTTACAGGACTGCGACTATCAACGCATTTTATGGCGTCCATCATCTGATGAGCCTGTGAAAGATTATCGTTTGCTCACAGTGACCTATGGCGTGTCCTGTGCTCCCTATCAGGCGCTTTGGTGTATATCCAAGCTAGCAAAGGAGTTTTCGTCTCGCTCTCCCCAAGGTGCTGCAGTATTGGCTAGGGATGCATATGTCGATGACATTGTCTCAGGTGCAGACTCTGTTGAGGATGCGTTAGTGCTACGCCAACAGTTGGTGGAAATATTATCGTCTGCGCAACTTCATTTGCGCAAATGGACATCAAATAACCCCGAGTTTCTAAAAGGTTTACCTGGTTCAGAACTATATTCGGAACAACTTCACAACTTTGAAAACGTTCATGATCTGTCGCTAAAAA CTCACGGCGTCTAA
- the LOC125225512 gene encoding uncharacterized protein LOC125225512 isoform X1, whose amino-acid sequence MIKNKYNHLVPIRMLLDNASACNFVTLECARKLGIPIKVNSPSVNGVGLASTDTFGIVDCEIVPANGDSSCTFSFEAYVLPKICPDMPLEPLNVSSWMHLKDLDLADPYFHKSGPIDMLVSVNLFAAALQSGVVKGNPDEPIAVRTVFGWLVMGECPRDINTSRSRCSKGSGGDMERCFLVSSLSLDNSIKRFWELEGFDLPKNIVLSKSELSCENQMENSYCRSPEGRMVVPLTHVDPQDKPRFSNSREIALKRLLNLERKFKLNPQFRTAYVNFMDDYLSCGHMEEVGPPVASEGQFYYIPHHGILRPDSVTTPLRCVFEASAQDSSGQSLNSALLPGPKLQNNIFDLLVRFRWHAVVFTGDIKQMYRQFLVALQDCDYQRILWRPSSDEPVKDYRLLTVTYGVSCAPYQALWCISKLAKEFSSRSPQGAAVLARDAYVDDIVSGADSVEDALVLRQQLVEILSSAQLHLRKWTSNNPEFLKGLPGSELYSEQLHNFENVHDLSLKILGLSWLPKEDTFTFKTSLNDCRCTKRSILSDIARIFDPLGLLSPVVFFAKYLIQLLWVSGVDWDNEVPTDIAQEWRKFKSQLVKMNSLSIPRRMVESFVSLQLHGYCDASDKGYCAVIYCRVVQNDGTIVVRLCCAKTKVAPLRKCSIPRCELLAAVLLSDLVVSFTDALKDVHTFDDIYAWSDSTVALTWIRSCSSKWKTFVANRVAHIQENISPEKWHHVSGLDNPADCGSRGLLPADLIEHTLWWAGPTWLSKPQESWPQSEIFPDQAASNEQKIYSLLTASNMSMIDDILNRFSSLQRILRILAYCFRFMHNLQMSSSRYTDLNLSPEEISKVLLFLVKHVQEQAFASELRCLSKDKATHSLSKPMRKLAPFLDDRELLRVGGRLSKGDLSFDVKHPLLLPRDHRLTTLIIEDYHHRFMHPGLQTLQNLLAQEFWVLSAKRAINSVVSSCMKCFRARLTLEPLTILPESNMVDAKLGPLQRWKLLQKIHQDFWRKWHVEYLHTLQQRHKWFDDQKNIIVGTLVLIVNEQCSPMKWKIGRVVQLHPGSDGICRVVTVRTESGELKRPVVKLCPLPLQN is encoded by the exons atgataaaaaataaatataaccatttagtACCAATTCGTATGCTATTGGATAATGCTTCCGCATGTAATTTTGTTACATTAGAGTGCGCTCGAAAACTAGGAATACCAATTAAAGTTAACTCACCATCGGTGAACGGTGTCGGTCTAGCGTCAACGGACACTTTTGGAATTGTCGATTGTGAGATAGTCCCGGCAAATGGGGACTCATCTTGCACATTTTCGTTTGAAGCGTATGTGCTTCCTAAGATCTGCCCTGATATGCCACTGGAGCCACTTAATGTGTCGTCCTGGATGCATCTAAAGGATTTAGATCTCGCTGATCCATATTTTCATAAGTCTGGACCAATAGACATGTTGGTTAGTGTCAACCTTTTTGCTGCGGCATTACAGTCTGGTGTTGTCAAGGGCAACCCAGATGAGCCCATAGCCGTCCGCACGGTGTTTGGCTGGTTGGTGATGGGTGAGTGCCCTAGAGACATTAACACTTCTCGTTCTCGTTGTTCTAAGGGGTCCGGAGGTGATATGGAGAGGTGTTTTCTCGTGTCGAGTCTTTCATTAGACAACAGCATCAAGCGCTTCTGGGAGTTGGAAGGCTTTGATCTGCCTAAAAATATCGTTTTGTCGAAATCGGAATTGTCGTGTGAAAACCAAATGGAAAATTCATATTGTCGCAGTCCCGAGGGAAGGATGGTAGTACCATTAACTCATGTCGACCCTCAGGACAAACCAAGGTTTTCAAATTCTCGTGAGATAGCTCTCAAGCGTCTCTTAAATTTAGAgaggaaatttaaattaaatcctCAATTTCGGACAGCTTATGTCAATTTCATGGACGACTACTTAAGTTGTGGTCACATGGAAGAGGTTGGTCCTCCAGTGGCGTCTGAGGGTCAGTTCTATTACATACCCCACCATGGAATTTTGCGGCCAGACTCCGTCACTACGCCTCTGCGTTGCGTTTTTGAGGCTAGCGCCCAAGACTCTTCGGGGCAGTCCTTGAATAGTGCGCTGCTGCCAGGCCCAAAAttgcaaaataatatatttgatttgcTGGTTCGTTTTCGATGGCATGCAGTAGTGTTTACCGGGGACATCAAGCAGATGTACCGGCAGTTTCTTGTCGCTTTACAGGACTGCGACTATCAACGCATTTTATGGCGTCCATCATCTGATGAGCCTGTGAAAGATTATCGTTTGCTCACAGTGACCTATGGCGTGTCCTGTGCTCCCTATCAGGCGCTTTGGTGTATATCCAAGCTAGCAAAGGAGTTTTCGTCTCGCTCTCCCCAAGGTGCTGCAGTATTGGCTAGGGATGCATATGTCGATGACATTGTCTCAGGTGCAGACTCTGTTGAGGATGCGTTAGTGCTACGCCAACAGTTGGTGGAAATATTATCGTCTGCGCAACTTCATTTGCGCAAATGGACATCAAATAACCCCGAGTTTCTAAAAGGTTTACCTGGTTCAGAACTATATTCGGAACAACTTCACAACTTTGAAAACGTTCATGATCTGTCGCTAAAAATTCTCGGCCTGTCATGGCTTCCCAAGGAAGATACCTTCACATTCAAGACCTCCTTGAATGATTGTCGTTGTACAAAGCGATCGATCCTCTCGGATATCGCCCGTATTTTTGACCCTCTGGGCCTATTGTCGCCTGTCGTATTTTTcgcaaaatatttaattcaactCCTATGGGTTTCTGGTGTCGATTGGGACAACGAGGTTCCTACTGACATCGCCCAAGAGTGgcgtaaatttaagtcacaatTGGTGAAGATGAATTCGTTATCCATTCCCCGTAGAATGGTTGAATCTTTCGTATCGTTGCAGCTTCACGGGTACTGTGACGCCTCGGATAAGGGGTACTGTGCTGTCATTTATTGTCGTGTCGTTCAAAATGACGGAACTATTGTCGTGCGCCTTTGTTGCGCTAAAACCAAGGTGGCTCCACTTCGTAAATGTTCCATTCCGAGGTGCGAGCTGCTAGCTGCTGTTTTATTGTCGGATTTAGTCGTCTCGTTTACAGACGCTTTAAAGGATGTTCATACTTTCGATGACATCTATGCTTGGTCAGACTCGACTGTCGCGCTGACTTGGATTCGTTCGTGTTCATCCAAGTGGAAAACCTTTGTAGCTAATAGGGTTGCGCACATACAAGAGAATATTTCTCCTGAAAAGTGGCACCATGTTTCTGGTTTGGATAATCCTGCGGACTGCGGCTCCCGCGGCTTGTTACCTGCTGACTTAATCGAGCATACGCTATGGTGGGCGGGGCCTACCTGGCTTTCCAAACCTCAAGAATCTTGGCCACAATCTGAGATCTTTCCAGATCAAGCCGCTTCGAACGAGCAAAAGATATATAGTTTGCTCACGGCGTCTAATATGTCTATGATCGATGACATATTAAATCGATTTTCGTCCCTACAACGCATATTGCGCATTCTTGCCTATTGTTTTAGGTTCATGCACAACTTACAAATGTCATCTTCGAGATATACAGATTTGAATCTGTCACCAGAAGAAATTTCCAAGGTTCTTCTTTTTCTAGTAAAGCATGTTCAGGAGCAAGCCTTTGCTTCGGAATTGCGTTGTTTATCGAAAGATAAAGCCACTCACTCCCTATCGAAACCCATGCGGAAATTGGCGCCGTTTCTGGACGACCGTGAATTGCTAAGGGTGGGCGGTCGCCTTTCTAAAGGAGACCTGTCGTTCGATGTGAAACATCCACTACTATTGCCTCGCGATCATAGGTTGACCACGCTGATCATAGAGGATTATCATCACCGTTTTATGCACCCTGGattgcaaacattgcaaaacttaTTAGCCCAAGAATTCTGGGTTCTATCGGCAAAAAGGGCTATAAACTCTGTTGTTTCATCCTGCATGAAATGTTTTCGGGCTCGTC TTACTTTGGAACCGCTCACCATATTACCTGAAAGCAATATGGTTGATGCAAAATTAGGTCCACTTCAGAGATGGAAATTGCTCCAAAAGATCCATCAAGATTTCTGGCGCAAGTGGCACGTCGAATACCTGCACACCTTGCAGCAACGCCACAAGTGGTTCGATGACCAGAAAAACATCATCGTCGGGACGCTCGTGCTCATTGTCAATGAGCAATGTAGCCCCATGAAGTGGAAGATTGGCCGGGTGGTACAACTCCATCCAGGGAGCGATGGGATCTGTCGAGTAGTCACGGTCCGCACAGAATCGGGCGAACTTAAACGCCCAGTAGTTAAACTGTGTCCACTGcctctacaaaattaa